In the genome of Meles meles chromosome 2, mMelMel3.1 paternal haplotype, whole genome shotgun sequence, one region contains:
- the ESCO2 gene encoding N-acetyltransferase ESCO2, which yields MSAFTPRKRKQHSSNYDNLLSNISSKKSILDFAENILPSPDQNYICQSSDNSEEKAHCSQQGHFLSSPLETTKKTRFPPANQGSPFKSAVSTVSFYNKDKWYLNPLERKLIKESRSICLKTNNEDTSFPVVTEKMQGKPVCSKRLNKKPQKSLTSKCQPKYKCIKPLSKNSKNSKQNRVAYKPIIEKENSYYSAQNNLNAPRVLSQKVKPQVTLQGGAAFFVSRKKPCLRKLSLENKPLLGLTQKNISEVIEDSDVETVSKRKNFETRQVPKCLLLEKEPNVELLHARSKNEEKLIKDSLGGVVSLRECKPDENKCFPSEDSLSENKAVSPESIVYPIFSVSPVNTKRSLAEEQSSVGSIISANSLKQISTQKSTNTRDTNKGTKEQLIIDAGQKHFGATMCKSCGMIYTVSSPEDELQHVQHHYRFLEGIKYTGWKKERVVAQFWDGKIVLVLPRDPSYAIRKVEDVQELVDNELGFHQVVPRCPNKTKTFLFISDEKKVVGCLIAEPIKQAFRVLSEPTGPGSPSSKECHRAWQCSDVPEPAVCGISRIWVFRLKRRKRIARRLVDTLRNCFMFGCFLKIDDIAFSDPTPDGKLFATKYCNTPNFLVYNFNS from the exons ATGTCAGCTTTTACTCCAAGAAAAAGGAAGCAGCATTCTTCAAACTATGACAA CCTATTATCAAACATTTCATCAAAGAAATCAATTCTGGACTTTGCTGAGAATATACTTCCATCACCTGATCAAAATTACATTTGCCAAAGCAGTGATAACAGTGAAGAAAAGGCACATTGCTCTCAACAAGGCCATTTCCTTTCAAGTCCACTCGAAACAACTAAAAAAACCAGATTTCCACCTGCAAATCAAGGTTCACCATTTAAATCTGCTGTGTCTACTGTATCCTTTTACAACAAAGACAAGTGGTACCTCAACCCATTAGAAAGAAAGCTGATAAAAGAGAGTAGATCCATTTGTCTAAAAACTAATAATGAAGACACATCTTTTCCCGTTGTGACAGAAAAAATGCAGGGAAAACCAGTCTGCTCCAAGAGATTGAATAAAAAACCACAAAAGAGTTTAACTTCTAAGTGTCAACCAAAATATAAATGCATCAAGCCTCTAtcaaagaattctaaaaattctAAGCAAAATCGAGTGGCCTATAAGCCAATTATAGAGAAAGAGAATAGTTAttattcagctcaaaataatctgaATGCTCCTCGGGTTCTAAGCCAAAAAGTCAAACCACAAGTTACACTGCAGGGGGGAGCAGCATTTTTTGTTAGTAGAAAAAAGCCCTGTCTTAGAAAATTGTCTCTGGAAAACAAGCCATTATTGGGACTCACACAAAAGAATATATCAGAAGTGATTGAAGATTCTGATGTAGAGACtgtcagtaaaagaaaaaattttgagaCAAGGCAAGTGCCAAAGTGCTTGTTACTAGAAAAAGAACCGAACGTCGAGCTGCTTCATGCAAgaagtaaaaatgaagaaaaattaataaag GATTCATTAGGTGGAGTAGTTTCTTTAAGAGAATGTAAACCTGATGAAAATAAGTGTTTTCCTTCAGAGGATTCTCTTAGTGAAAACAAGGCGG ttTCTCCTGAGTCCATTGTTTATCCCATCTTCAGTGTGTCTCCAGTCAATACAAAAAG ATCTTTAGCTGAAGAACAGTCTTCTGTGGGATCCATCATATCTGCTAACTCTTTGAAACAGATCAGTACACAGAAAAGTACTAATACCAGAGAtacaaataaaggaacaaaagagCAGCTCATCATT GACGCAGGTCAGAAACACTTTGGAGCCACCATGTGTAAGTCTTGTGGCATGATCTACACTGTTTCCAGCCCTGAAGATGAACTGCAGCATGTCCAGCATCACTACAGATTTCTGGAGGGCATCAAATACACT GGCTGGAAAAAAGAACGTGTAGTAGCACAGTTTTGGGATGGGAAAATTGTGTTGGTCCTGCCACGTGATCCAAGTTATGCTATTAGAAAG GTAGAAGATGTCCAAGAACTGGTCGATAATGAATTGGGGTTCCACCAAGTTGTTCCCAGATGTCCAAACAAAACCAAGACTTTTCTCTTCATATCTGATGAAAAGAAAGTAGTTGGGTGTTTAATTGCAGAGCCCATCAAACAG GCCTTCCGTGTCCTTTCTGAACCAACTGGTCCAGGATCCCCAAGCTCTAAAGAATGTCACCGGGCTTGGCAATGTTCAGATGTACCAGAGCCTGCAGTCTGTGGAATAAGTAGAATCTGGGTCTTCAGACTGAAACGAAGAAAGCGCATTGCACGACGATTGGTAGATACTCTCag GAATTGCTTCATGTTTGGCTGTTTCCTCAAGATTGATGATATAGCATTTTCTGACCCAACACCAGATGGCAAGTTATTTGCAACCAAATACTGCAACACCCCTAATTTCCTTGTGTACAATTTTAATAGTTG